GCCGCACCGCCTGGGCCGGGCTGCAGCACGCGGTCACGCGCCGGCTGCTGGCCCGCCGGCAGTTGCTGGGCATGATGCCGGTGCCTGCGCGCGCGGGCAGCATGGTGCGCTACTTCCTGCGAGAGATCGCCGCCAGCGCCCTGTCGGCCAAAGATCCGGTTCGGCATCGCGTGGACTGGCTCGATGCGGCCCACGCCGAACTGGAATCCAATGTCCGGAAACTGCGCGCCTCCGTCCGGCCGGAGCCGCATCCCGCCTACCTGATCGCGTAAGCGGACGCTCGCCTTCACTACTGTGATGCATAGACCCCACGAAGGTGGGGTCTTGAGCCGGCGCTTTGCGTCGATAACGTCTCTTGAGGAAATTGACACTCCTCGCATTCCCGATTTGCGGCCCCCCGTGGGCCGCGATTTTTTTGGGCGCGCGGTATGGCAACGGTCGAAAGACTAAGCCGGGGCGGGATGCTGTCCGAGGCTCCATCGCAGCGCATCCGCAACCGCGGCCATCAGTGCGGCATCGTCCCGCGCGGCGTGTCCGCCAGCAACAAGCGCCTCGCGCACGCTGACGACCTTGTCCGCGTCATAACGCCGTTCGCTGCCGATGGCGGCCTCGAAGGCATTGGCGCGTGCATTGATCTGCCCGGGGTCGGCGCTGACCAGCAGCACCGCATGGGCGAGCACCAGGTGGCGCTGGCCGTCGGCCGCCTGCATGGCCGCTGGCGCACGCCGCCAGTACTGGGCCGTGCCGGCGATCTTGCGGGCGGCTTCGGGCGGGCCCCAGGCGAGGTTGTAGCGGCCATCGCAGAAGGAGCCGGCCACCGCCTGCCAGTGGGTCTCGATGCCGAGCTTGCGCAGCGCACCGCCGATCACCGCGCACAGGTGCAGGTAGACCGCGTCGCTGAGCGCCCCTGGCGGCTGCCCGACGGGGTAGGCCAGGCTCAGGTTGAGGATGCCGGGCCCCTGCGGAACCAGGCCGCCGCCGGACATGCGCAGGAACACCGGACAGCCCTGCCGGGCAAAGTCGGCGCGCGCGCCCTCCAGCGCCGCGTGGCGCAGGTAGGTGCGCGGCACCACCAGCGACAGCGGTGCCTCCCACAACTGCGCCACGTGCCGGCCCTGGGCAGCGAGTTCGAGCAGCGCCAGCTCCTCCTGCAGCGGGTCGGTGCCGGCGTGGTCGGCGGCTATGGTTTCGACAAAACCAAACGGCATCGGGTGGCACCTGCCCGGGTATGGCAATGCGCCGAGTCTAGCAACACTAGGCATTGAGCGCATCGAAGTAAGCCAGCGCCTTGGCGGCATACATCGCGCCGGGGCCGCCACCCATCTCGATATTGACGGCCAGCACTTCGGCCAGTTGCTCGCGGCTCGCGCGATGGCGCAGTGCCTGGCTGGTGTGGAACAGCACGCAGTCGTCGCAGCCCTTCTGCACGGCCAGCGCGACCGCCACCAGTTCCTTGATTTCGACAGGCAGGCTGCCCTGCTGCGTGGCGGCTTTCATCACGCCCTGGAAGGCGCTCATGGTGGCGGGCTGGGCCTGGCCGAGCGCGCCGAATTGCTTGTTGATCTCCGCCAGGCGGGTTTTCAGGTCTGTGCTCATAGGGAAGTGTCCTGTGGTAAATCGGCCAAAACAGCCTGAGCCGCGCGGACGGCGCAAGGCGGCGCCGTCCGCCGGCGGCATCAGCCGGCCAGGTGGGTCTTCAGCAAGGCATTGAAGTCATTGGCCTTCTCCATCTGGCTCATATGGCCTGCGTCAGGAAAGACCTTGACGGTGGCACCCGGCGGCGCGGCTTCGGCATGGTCGGCGGGAATGATGCGGTCCTGGCCGCCCCACACTACCAGCACCCGCTTGCCGCTGTCGGCCAGGCGCTGGCCCGGTTGCTCGCTCTGCCGGCCGCCGGCGAACAGGCCCTGGCCCAGCGCCGTCAGTGCCTCAGGCACGCCGTCGAGGCGCTTGTAGCGCAGCAGGTCGTCCAGCATCTGCCGGCTCACCAGCCCCGGGTCGGCGAACAGCAGTTCGACCACGGGCTTGAGTTCCCGCCGCGACTGCGCGCTGACGAAGCCATCGGTATAGGCACTGTTGACGGCCTCGCCAAAGCCCGCCGGCGACACCAGCGCCACCGACAGCACCCGCTGCGGCGCATCCACGGCCAGCTGCGCGGCCACGCCGCCGCCCATCGAATGGCCGACCACGTGCGCCGCATCGATGCCGGTCTGGTCCATGAAGCGCGCTACAAAGCCGGCCATCTGCGCCAGCGTCGTGCCCGCGAGCCGCGGCGACGACTGTCCGTGGCCGGGCAGGTCGAGCGCCACCACCGTGTACGCGTCGGCCAGGGGGTCGAGGTTGAACAGCCAGTTGTCCAGGTCTCCGCCAAATCCGTGGATGAAGAGCACGGTCTGGGCGCCGTCGCCCTTGCGGGCATAGCGGACCCGGATGCCATCGACCTCGGCAAACTGGTAGGCGTTGGCGGCATCCTCGTCGCCGCCGTCGTCGGCCGGCGTTTCATAAGCCGCCACGTAGTCATCGATCT
The sequence above is a segment of the Cupriavidus sp. MP-37 genome. Coding sequences within it:
- a CDS encoding acetoin dehydrogenase dihydrolipoyllysine-residue acetyltransferase subunit, which produces MATPAITPIVMPKWGLSMKEGTVNAWLVDEGTEITVGMPILDVETDKIANAVEAPDAGTLRRKVAQAGDVLPVKALLGVLAPAEVSDAQIDDYVAAYETPADDGGDEDAANAYQFAEVDGIRVRYARKGDGAQTVLFIHGFGGDLDNWLFNLDPLADAYTVVALDLPGHGQSSPRLAGTTLAQMAGFVARFMDQTGIDAAHVVGHSMGGGVAAQLAVDAPQRVLSVALVSPAGFGEAVNSAYTDGFVSAQSRRELKPVVELLFADPGLVSRQMLDDLLRYKRLDGVPEALTALGQGLFAGGRQSEQPGQRLADSGKRVLVVWGGQDRIIPADHAEAAPPGATVKVFPDAGHMSQMEKANDFNALLKTHLAG
- a CDS encoding lipoate--protein ligase family protein, with the protein product MPFGFVETIAADHAGTDPLQEELALLELAAQGRHVAQLWEAPLSLVVPRTYLRHAALEGARADFARQGCPVFLRMSGGGLVPQGPGILNLSLAYPVGQPPGALSDAVYLHLCAVIGGALRKLGIETHWQAVAGSFCDGRYNLAWGPPEAARKIAGTAQYWRRAPAAMQAADGQRHLVLAHAVLLVSADPGQINARANAFEAAIGSERRYDADKVVSVREALVAGGHAARDDAALMAAVADALRWSLGQHPAPA
- a CDS encoding carboxymuconolactone decarboxylase family protein, with amino-acid sequence MSTDLKTRLAEINKQFGALGQAQPATMSAFQGVMKAATQQGSLPVEIKELVAVALAVQKGCDDCVLFHTSQALRHRASREQLAEVLAVNIEMGGGPGAMYAAKALAYFDALNA